From the genome of Thermodesulfobacteriota bacterium, one region includes:
- a CDS encoding aspartate aminotransferase family protein produces MNTDQLMNLSDQYIASTYSRLPVVIVKGSGCKLWDSEGKEYLDFVGGLAVCNLGHCHPNVVKAIKEQANALIHVSNLYYTEPQTNLAKLLVENSFADKVFFCNSGAEANEAAIKLARKYTKEKKGRDRFEIITMVNSFHGRTIATITATGQEKFRNGFEPLLPGFKYTEFNDLEAIEKAIDDATCAVMVEPIQGEGGVNCPSDDYLKGLRKICDDYGLLLIFDEVQVGIGRTGTLFAYEGYNVQPDIITLAKGLAGGLPIGAMLAREEIARSFSPGSHASTFGGNPVVAASALATINTIIDGGVLENCIDVGNYLFQKLNELKQKYPFVKELKGKGLILGMELGFDGGNIVKECLKKGLLINCTMGKTLRFLPPLIVTKREVDIMVRILDNVFSAL; encoded by the coding sequence ATGAATACAGATCAACTGATGAATCTTTCAGACCAATATATTGCTTCCACTTACTCCCGTTTACCTGTGGTAATCGTAAAGGGCTCCGGTTGCAAGTTATGGGATTCTGAGGGTAAAGAGTATCTTGATTTTGTCGGTGGACTGGCGGTATGTAACTTAGGGCATTGCCATCCTAATGTCGTAAAGGCAATAAAAGAACAGGCTAATGCCCTTATACACGTATCAAACCTCTACTATACGGAGCCTCAAACTAACTTAGCAAAACTTCTGGTGGAAAATTCCTTTGCAGACAAGGTGTTTTTTTGTAACAGTGGGGCAGAGGCAAACGAGGCAGCGATTAAGCTGGCTCGCAAGTATACCAAGGAAAAAAAAGGACGTGACAGATTCGAAATCATAACCATGGTAAACTCCTTTCATGGACGAACCATAGCCACTATTACTGCAACTGGACAGGAAAAGTTCCGGAACGGTTTTGAACCCTTACTCCCAGGTTTTAAATATACAGAATTCAATGACTTGGAGGCCATAGAGAAAGCCATTGATGACGCAACCTGTGCTGTCATGGTTGAACCGATTCAAGGAGAGGGCGGAGTAAACTGTCCGTCAGATGACTATCTGAAAGGGCTTAGAAAAATCTGCGATGATTACGGTTTGCTGCTTATATTCGACGAGGTTCAGGTGGGTATAGGAAGGACAGGAACCCTGTTTGCTTATGAAGGCTATAATGTCCAACCTGATATTATAACCCTTGCTAAGGGACTGGCAGGAGGACTACCCATAGGTGCTATGCTGGCAAGGGAAGAAATTGCCAGGAGTTTCTCTCCCGGCTCTCATGCCTCAACCTTTGGTGGGAATCCTGTAGTAGCAGCCTCTGCTTTAGCTACTATAAATACTATAATAGATGGTGGGGTTTTGGAAAACTGTATTGATGTGGGGAATTATCTTTTCCAAAAACTTAATGAATTGAAGCAGAAGTATCCCTTTGTTAAAGAACTTAAAGGTAAAGGGCTTATCCTCGGGATGGAGTTAGGGTTTGATGGTGGTAATATTGTCAAAGAATGCCTAAAGAAAGGTCTCCTGATCAACTGTACAATGGGTAAGACCCTTCGTTTTCTTCCTCCACTTATAGTCACTAAACGGGAAGTGGATATAATGGTTAGAATTTTAGACAATGTTTTTTCTGCACTTTAA
- a CDS encoding cold-shock protein — MAERETGTVKWFNTSKGYGFITRDQGTDIFVHYSAIRGEGYRSLEEGQRVEFTVGKGEKGPQAQDVDVLT, encoded by the coding sequence GTGGCAGAGCGTGAAACCGGCACTGTCAAGTGGTTCAATACCAGTAAAGGCTATGGCTTCATCACACGGGACCAGGGGACAGATATTTTCGTACACTATAGTGCCATTCGTGGCGAGGGCTATCGCTCATTAGAAGAGGGGCAGCGAGTGGAATTTACTGTAGGCAAAGGAGAAAAAGGCCCTCAGGCGCAAGACGTTGATGTTTTGACTTAA